DNA from Massilia antarctica:
CATCCTGTTCGTGCGCGTGGTCGGGCTCGGCCCCACCGCCGGCGTGCTGGCCATCGCGCTCACTTACAGCGGCATGCTGGGCAAGGTGTACGCCGAAATCCTCGAATCGACCGACGCCCATGCCACCGGCGCGCTGCTGGCCAACGGCAGTTCGCGCCTGGCCGCGCTCCTGTATGGCGCGCTGCCCGAGTCGAGCGCGGAACTGGTCTCGTACACGGTGTACCGCTGGGAGTGCGCCATCCGCGGCTCGGCGGTGATCGGCTTTGTCGGCGCCGGCGGGCTCGGTCAGCGCATGGATGAATCGACCCGCATGATGGCCGGCGGCGAAGTGTGCACCATGCTGATCATGTTCGTGCTGCTGGTCGCGCTGGCCGATGCGGTGTCCAAGCTGCTGCGCCGGCGGCTCGGATGAACGCGCCCCGCTCACCCACGCTGCCTGCCGCGCCGCCGCGCCGCGTCTCCACCTGGCTGCTGGCGGCGGCCATCGTGGCGCTCGTCGTCGCCAGCTTCGCCTCGCTGCCGCTGCAATGGTCGGCCTTCTTCACGCCCGACGCGCTTGCGGTGACCCGCGAATTCCTGGCCGGCTTTTCCCCGCCCGAAAGCGCCCCGGCCTTCCTGCGCAAGACCGCGCTGGCGGCCGCCGAGACGCTCTCGATGTCGGCCATCGGCACCTTGCTGGCGGTGGCCGGCGGCATGGCGCTGGCGATCGCCGGCGCCGGGCGCCTGGGCAAAGTCCAGCGCGTCCTCGCGCGCGCCCTGCTCAATGTGCTGCGCTCGATTCCGGAACTGGTGTGGGCCTCCTTGCTGCTGGTGGCCGCCGGCCTGGGGCCGTTCGCCGGCACCCTGGCACTGGCCGCGCACACCAGCGGCGTGCTCGGCCGCCTGTTCGCCGACGCCCTCGAAAACGCCGATCCGCATCCGGAAACCACCCTGCTCACCAACGGCGCCGCGCCGGCGGCGGCGTTTTTGTACGCCACCATGCCGCAAACCCTGCCCCAGATGCTGTCGTACACCCTGTACCGCTGGGAGAACAATATCCGCGCCGCGGCGGTGCTCGGCGTGGTCGGCGCGGGCGGACTCGGTCAGATGCTCAAGTTTCACCTGTCGCTGTTCCAGATGCAAAACGCGGCCACCGTCATCATCGCCATGCTGCTGCTCGTCGCCCTGGTCGATGCCGCCAGCTTTGCGCTGCGGCGCGCCCTCACCCGCTAGGCCCCAAGCCAGCCCCACCTCCGTCACCAGGTATTCCTCATGCTCGAACTGCGCGATCTCGCCAAAACTTATAACGGACGTCCGGTGCTCAACCGCCTCTCGCACCAATTCAAGGCCGGCGAATTCGTCGCCATCATGGGCGAATCGGGGGTCGGCAAGTCGACCCTGCTGAACCTCATCGCCGGCCTCGATGCGCCCGACAGTGGCGATATAGTGATCGACGGCCAGCCCATGTCGGCGCTCGATGACAATGCCGCCACCAGCCTGCGGCGCACGCGCATGGGTTTCATCTTCCAGGCTTTCCACGTGCTGCCGCACCTGACCCTGGAGCAGAACGTGGCCCTGCCCCTGCTATTGAACGGCCAGGGCCAGGAACGCGCTAGCGCCATGCTGGCCGCGGTGGGCCTGGGCGGACGGGGCGGCGATTTCCCGCGCCAGCTGTCCGGCGGCGAAATGCAGCGCGTGGCGATCGCGCGCGCGCTGGTGCACCGGCCGGCCCTGGTGCTGGCCGATGAACCGACCGGCAACCTCGATCCGGAGACCGCCGACAGCATCCTTGCCTTGCTGCGCGATGAAGTAAAAGCAAGCGGCGCCAGTGCAATAATGGTCACACATTCTCACGCGGCAGCCGCGCAAGCCGACAAAACCCTCATTTTGACCCGCTCAGGATTGCATATTATGCAAGATGTGCGCTAAAAGCCGCATTTCCGTCGTTTAATTTATCAACTTTGCTGCGAGTATATTCTTTCGGTAGTATCATCGGAACAAACCCGTGATGCATGAAATATATCAGAATGTAACAACCGGGTTGAAGTTGACCAACAGTCGATCAGTCCCCCATCAATGAAAAAATAATCTTTGGAGGAGTACGATGAACGTACGGCAAAAGAAACTGGAAATGATCGAGGCGATGAACCGCGCTCGAGCGCTCGAACCGTCGAGCTTTGTGCCGAACAAGCTGCTCGACACCTTGATCGAAAAGATGAACCTCAAGAACGATGCGGAGTTGTGCCGCGTGCTGGAAGTCCAGCCGCCAATCATCAGCAAAATCCGCCATCGAAAACTGGCCGTGGGTGCGACGATTTTGCTGCGCATGCACGAAAAGTCGGATATGAGCATCCGCGACTTGAAGGATTTGTCCAACGCATCAATGCACTAGGCAGTCCTGCACAACTGCCTGGCGCCGGCAGCACATTGTCCGGCGCCCGTTGTAGCACTGCGTGCCGCATGGCGCAGACGTCGATACCGGGCAAGGCTTCACCTTCCGCCATACCGCTGCATCCTCACCGAAACCCCGTGCGGACCCAGCTACCCCATTCCATAGTGCTTCGCGTAGCGGCTGTCCAGGTTCGCCAGCGGCAGCAGCAGGAATAAATCCGCACTCTCGAAATCAGGATCCCAGGCCGGCTCGCCGCACAGCCACGCCCCCGAACGCACATAGCCCTTGACCAGCGCCGGCACCTGCGCCGGGCCGGCCGCCTCCAGCGCGCCCACCGGAAACGGCAGGTGCGGCGTGACCCGGTATTCGGCCGGCGCGGCGTGCCTGCCGATCAGCGAGCGATACACCGCGGCCGCGTTATGGCCGCCGTCGGCCACGCTCATGCTGGCGCAGCCGGCCAGGAAATCGCAGCGCTCGCGCCGCATGCATTCGGCCAGGCCGGCCCACAGCAGCATGATCACGCTGCCGCCGCGGTATTTGGGGTGGATGCAGGCGCGCCCCGCTTCGATGATGCGCGTGCGCAGATGGTTCAGGCGGCCCAGGTCGAATTCGTTTTCGGCATACAGGCGGCCGATCCGGCGCGCCCTCGATGGACTCAATACGCGGTAGGTGCCCACCACCTTGAGGGTGGAGGCATCGCGCACGATCAGGTGCTCGCAGTGCTCGTCGAATTCGTCGCGGTCGAGCCGCTCGGCATTGGCCAGCGCCGACAAGCCCATCGTTTCGATGAAGACCTTGTAGCGCAGGCGCTGCACTTCGCGCACTTCGGCCGGCGTCGACGCCAGGCTCAGGGCCAGCCGCGGCGCGGCCGGTTTCGTCTCTTGCGAGGAATGGAGGTTGTGCATGCTTCGTCCTTTCAGTGGCGACGAAGCACAGCCTAACTGGATAATTTGTCAGGCAAGTGACAGCCGCGTGTCAGGCCGATGACACGCGGCGCGCGGCTTATTCGCTTTTCGGGCGGCCGGTCTTGAGCTGCGGAAGGCTAGCCAGCACCTTTTGCAGGGTGGCGATATCGAGGTCGCTGATCAGCGCCACGCCGATGCGCAGCAATTCGCTTTTCTTGATCTCGAAGCCGGCTTTCAGGCAAGCTTTCTTGACCTGGCCGAGCACCGCGTATTCCTGCTCCGGCATGGTGAAGCTGTCGCGCACCAGCTTGGCCTTGCGCGCCTTGTCGCGCGTGCCGGCGTCGGCGCCGCTGTCCGGTGCGGCGGGCGCCGCCAGCTTGGGCGCCGGCTTGGCAGCTTTGCCGGTAGCGATTTTCTCCGCCGGTTTCGGCGCTGCCTTCGCCGGCGCCTTCATTGCGGCTTTCGGTGCGGCCTTCGCTACCGTCTTCGGTGCTGCTTTCGTTACCGCTTTCGGCGCCGCCTTCGGTGCCGCCTTGGCGCGCACAGGCGCGATCGCCTTGACCGCCTCCTTCGGCGCTCCGGCCGCCGCGCTCTTGCGCACGGCTGGCTTGGCCACGGCCGTGGCGACCAAGGC
Protein-coding regions in this window:
- a CDS encoding GNAT family N-acetyltransferase, translating into MHNLHSSQETKPAAPRLALSLASTPAEVREVQRLRYKVFIETMGLSALANAERLDRDEFDEHCEHLIVRDASTLKVVGTYRVLSPSRARRIGRLYAENEFDLGRLNHLRTRIIEAGRACIHPKYRGGSVIMLLWAGLAECMRRERCDFLAGCASMSVADGGHNAAAVYRSLIGRHAAPAEYRVTPHLPFPVGALEAAGPAQVPALVKGYVRSGAWLCGEPAWDPDFESADLFLLLPLANLDSRYAKHYGMG
- the phnE gene encoding phosphonate ABC transporter, permease protein PhnE gives rise to the protein MNAPRSPTLPAAPPRRVSTWLLAAAIVALVVASFASLPLQWSAFFTPDALAVTREFLAGFSPPESAPAFLRKTALAAAETLSMSAIGTLLAVAGGMALAIAGAGRLGKVQRVLARALLNVLRSIPELVWASLLLVAAGLGPFAGTLALAAHTSGVLGRLFADALENADPHPETTLLTNGAAPAAAFLYATMPQTLPQMLSYTLYRWENNIRAAAVLGVVGAGGLGQMLKFHLSLFQMQNAATVIIAMLLLVALVDAASFALRRALTR
- a CDS encoding ABC transporter ATP-binding protein; its protein translation is MLELRDLAKTYNGRPVLNRLSHQFKAGEFVAIMGESGVGKSTLLNLIAGLDAPDSGDIVIDGQPMSALDDNAATSLRRTRMGFIFQAFHVLPHLTLEQNVALPLLLNGQGQERASAMLAAVGLGGRGGDFPRQLSGGEMQRVAIARALVHRPALVLADEPTGNLDPETADSILALLRDEVKASGASAIMVTHSHAAAAQADKTLILTRSGLHIMQDVR